The Hevea brasiliensis isolate MT/VB/25A 57/8 chromosome 1, ASM3005281v1, whole genome shotgun sequence genome has a window encoding:
- the LOC110647777 gene encoding uncharacterized protein LOC110647777: MGKKKNKNTTESGHEGSETKHSPNTVFVSNLPRSFTNSQLEETFSDVGPIRRCFIVTQKGSTEHRGFGFVQFAIKEDANRAIELKNGSSVGGQKIAVKQAKSRAPLEQRQTKAAQVVDSDGATKTKNDAISRVDKDASNLTESGKDLKPRQAVKLVNELVDKESCSEKQRVARTVIFGGLLNDAMAEEVHHHAKEVGNACSVTYPLPEEELQQHGLAQDGCRLGASAVLYTSVKEARSAVAMLHQKEIKGGIVWARQLGGEGSRTQKWKIIVRNLPFKAKANELRDAFSSAGFVWDVFIPHNSSTGLSKGFAFVKFTCKQDTENAIKSFNAQMYGKRTMAVDWAVPKKIYSSGANVSVATEDGQQNETEGSSDSSSDDIEEEDFDDDREDVAPDKSDSFEKEDIPAEVDFDAEADIARKVLKNLITSSSKGSILSDVNDSTLPRGNNKPNSDETVNVPNEKSSEQEISSGITPAGSSGKTNSADIQKREAEDDLQRTVFISNLPFDVDNEEVKQRFSAFGEVKSFVPVLHQVTKRPRGTGFLKFKTKDAANAAVSAANIASGLGILLKGRQLTVLKALDKKSAHDKEMEKAKIEDHDHRNLYLAKEGLILEGTPASEGISASDMAKRKTLHEKKMTKLRSPNFHVSRTRLVIYNLPQSVTEKKLKKLCIDAVISRATKQKPMIRQIKLLKSMKKGKVVMKNNSRGVAFVEFSEHQHALVALRVLNNNPDTFGPEHRPIVEFALDNVQKLKLRKAKLQAQQSHGDLKDIQDNDVSHETNDIPGRKENSRKRKSRVENIAAKNSELDKNIEENMVSEGASPKEQRSDKKRKSNAGSGETKAAVQDKFNSTKQKVKGSVHEQNDKSFRKPDNRSLVKGEMTARNTDESKPAKEAGLKLKKRKLLNQAAQGGEKSSKKRPKKNKDPLGRDVVDKLDMLIEEYKSKFSKQSSEKPEGDKQTNKPLKRWFQS, encoded by the exons ATGggaaagaagaagaataagaataCGACGGAAAGTGGCCATGAAGGATCCGAAACCAAACACAGCCCTAATACTGTGTTCGTTTCTAACTTGCCTCGCTCTTTCACCAATTCTCAG cttgaagaaacatTCAGCGACGTCGGACCAATCAGGCGTTGTTTTATTGTTACGCAGAAGG GGTCAACTGAACACCGTGGTTTTGGTTTTGTTCAATT TGCTATTAAAGAAGATGCTAACCGTGCAATTGAGCTAAAAAATGGTTCTTCTGTTGGGGGTCAGAAAATTGCCGTTAAACAAGCTAAGAGTCGTGCTCCACTAGAGCAACGTCAAACAAAGGCGGCTCAAG TGGTTGACTCAGATGGTGCAACAAAGACCAAGAATGATGCTATTTCTAGGGTAGATAAGGATGCTTCAAACTTAACAGAATCAG GGAAGGATCTGAAACCAAGACAAGCAGTGAAACTTGTCAATGAATTGGTCGACAAAGAGAGCTGTTCTGAAAAGCAGAG GGTAGCTAGGACTGTAATATTTGGTGGTCTTCTGAATGATGCTATGGCTGAAGAGGTTCATCATCATGCCAAAGAGGTTGGGAATGCATGTTCTGTAACTTATCCTCTTCCTGAGGAAGAGCTTCAGCAGCATG GTCTTGCTCAAGATGGATGCAGATTGGGTGCATCAGCTGTACTTTATACTAGTGTCAAAGAAGCACGGTCTGCTGTGGCCATGTTACACCAAAAAGAAATCAAGGGAGGAATTGTTTGGGCACGCCAGCTAGGTGGAGAG GGTTCCAGGACTCAGAAATGGAAAATTATTGTCAGAAATCTTCCATTCAAG GCTAAAGCAAATGAATTAAGAGATGCGTTTTCGTCAGCTGGTTTTGTCTGGGATGTATTTATTCCTCATAATTCTTCAACAGG GCTATCGAAGGGTTTTGCATTCGTCAAATTTACATGTAAACAGGACACAGAAAAT GCCATTAAAAGTTTCAATGCGCAAATGTATGGCAAAAGGACCATGGCTGTTGACTGGGCTGTTCCAAAGAAAATTTATAGTAGTGGTGCCAATGTGTCTGTCGCCACAGAAGATG GACAGCAGAATGAAACAGAAGGGAGCAGTGACAGTAGTAGTGATGATATAGAGGAGGAAGATTTTGATGATGATAGAGAAGATGTAGCTCCTGACAAGTCAGATTCATTTGAGAAAGAGGACATTCCTGCTGAAGTTGATTTTGATGCGGAGGCAGACATTGCAAGAAAAGTTCTTAAGAATTTGATCACATCTTCATCCAAAGGTTCCATTCTTTCTGATGTTAATGATTCCACACTGCCAAGGGGAAACAATAAGCCAAATTCTGATGAAACTGTTAATGTGCCAAATGAGAAGTCCAGTGAACAAGAAATTTCTTCTGGTATTACTCCAGCTGGAAGCTCGGGCAAGACTAATTCGGCTGATATTCAAAAGAGAGAGGCAGAAGACGATTTACAGAGAACAGTTTTCATAAGCAATCTTCCTTTTGATGTTGATAATGAAGAAGTGAAACAACGGTTCTCTGCATTTGGGGAAGTGAAATCCTTTGTCCCAGTCCTTCATCAAGTCACCAA GCGACCAAGGGGTACTGGTTTTCTCAAATTTAAAACAAAAGATGCAGCCAATGCAGCCGTTTCTGCAGCTAATATTGCGTCTGGTTTGGGGATTTTGCTGAAAGGTAGGCAGTTGACAGTCTTGAAGGCCTTGGATAAGAAGTCGGCCCATGATAAGGAAATGGAGAAGGCCAAAATTGAGGATCATGATCACCGGAATCTTTACCTGGCAAAG GAAGGTCTTATTCTTGAGGGGACTCCAGCTTCTGAAGGCATTTCAGCCAGTGACATGGCTAAGCGGAAAAC GCTGCATGAGAAAAAGATGACTAAGCTTCGATCTCCAAATTTTCATGTTTCGAGGACCAGGCTTGTTATATACAACTTACCGCAATCAGTGACTGAAAAAAAACTGAAAAAACTTTGTATTGATGCAGTTATCTCCCGAGCTACAAAGCAAAAACCCATGATTCGACAG ATAAAGCTCTTGAAAAGTATGAAGAAGGGAAAGGTTGTCATGAAGAACAATTCACGTGGGGTTGCCTTTGTTGAATTTTCAGAGCATCAACATGCACTTGTGGCTCTTAGGGTTCTTAATAATAATCCTG ATACTTTTGGTCCTGAACATCGTCCAATTGTGGAGTTTGCACTTGATAATGTTCAAAAATTGAAGCTCCGGAAAGCTAAGCTGCAAGCTCAGCAAAGCCATGGTGATTTGAAAGATATACAAGATAATGATGTGTCACATGAAACGAATGACATTCCAGGGAGAAAGGAGAATTCCAGAAAGCGAAAATCCCGGGTTGAGAATATAGCAGCAAAGAATTCAGAACTAGATAAAAATATAGAGGAAAATATGGTTTCAGAGGGAGCTTCCCCCAAAGAGCAAAGAAGTGATAAGAAGCGCAAGAGCAATGCAGGAAGTGGAGAAACAAAAGCTGCTGTACAAGATAAATTTAATAGCACAAAACAGAAGGTGAAAGGCTCTGTGCACGAGCAAAATGATAAGAGTTTCAGGAAACCTGATAACAGAAGTTTAGTCAAAGGTGAAATGACGGCTAGAAATACCGATGAATCCAAACCTGCCAAGGAAGCAGGTTTGAAGCTGAAAAAGAGGAAGCTGTTAAACCAGGCAGCACAGGGAGGGGAAAAAAGTTCAAAGAAAAGACCAAAAAAGAACAAAGATCCCTTAGGGCGGGACGTTGTAGACAAACTTGATATGCTTATAGAAGAATACAAGTCCAAGTTCTCAAAGCAGAGTTCTGAGAAACCTGAAGGTGACAAGCAAACTAATAAACCACTCAAGAGATGGTTCCAATCATAG